In one window of Haladaptatus sp. QDMS2 DNA:
- a CDS encoding MaoC family dehydratase N-terminal domain-containing protein, whose translation MSNRTFDRLKPRVGETVDSVEGLTVEAGKVAEFAGAIGDDNPIFRDAGGETRGFERIPAPLTFTRTSMFPRYRPEGSGRLGFDLGFDIRYELHGEQAYEFSRPVYVGDTLSGTTTLTDVYERDGAKGGTMTFAVLNTEYVDEDGTQVISERSTLIETASAIEGPNGASETDTHISNEGRARVRHPASEFKVDSVEDVAVGDAAPQIIVEGLTPVDFVRYAGASGDFNPIHYDAQYAKELGNPSVFGQGMLTAGYAGNVVADWFGLERIRRFSTRFTARVWLGDTLTVGGTVTSVDSSAVTAELTVTRQTGDVVLRGETTAEFSTHEP comes from the coding sequence ATGTCGAACCGAACATTCGACCGACTGAAGCCTCGCGTTGGCGAGACCGTCGACTCAGTCGAGGGGCTGACGGTCGAAGCAGGGAAGGTAGCAGAGTTTGCTGGCGCTATCGGTGACGACAACCCGATATTCCGCGACGCTGGTGGTGAAACACGGGGATTTGAACGGATTCCGGCACCGCTCACGTTCACTCGGACGTCGATGTTCCCCCGATATCGACCCGAAGGTTCTGGACGGCTTGGGTTCGATCTTGGCTTCGATATCCGATACGAACTGCACGGAGAACAGGCCTACGAGTTCTCGCGACCAGTGTACGTCGGGGACACACTCTCTGGAACAACGACGCTTACTGATGTCTACGAGCGAGATGGGGCGAAAGGTGGGACGATGACATTTGCCGTCTTGAACACCGAATACGTAGACGAAGATGGCACACAGGTTATCAGTGAGCGATCGACCCTCATCGAAACGGCCAGCGCCATCGAGGGACCCAACGGGGCCAGTGAGACGGACACGCATATCTCGAACGAGGGGCGGGCACGTGTGCGTCACCCTGCATCCGAGTTCAAGGTCGATTCGGTCGAAGACGTTGCAGTTGGCGATGCCGCGCCACAGATTATCGTAGAGGGGTTGACACCGGTTGATTTCGTACGATACGCCGGTGCGAGCGGTGACTTCAATCCAATTCACTACGACGCGCAGTACGCAAAGGAGCTTGGGAACCCGAGTGTGTTCGGTCAGGGGATGCTCACGGCTGGCTACGCCGGCAACGTAGTCGCGGATTGGTTTGGCCTGGAACGCATTCGCCGATTTTCCACACGGTTTACCGCGCGCGTCTGGCTGGGTGACACGCTGACTGTGGGCGGCACGGTGACCAGTGTCGACTCCTCCGCGGTGACCGCAGAACTGACGGTGACTCGCCAAACGGGCGACGTGGTTCTTCGTGGAGAGACTACTGCAGAGTTTTCGACCCACGAGCCGTGA
- a CDS encoding branched-chain amino acid ABC transporter permease, giving the protein MAQQLPILLNSLFRASTLFLLGTGLSIIYGMLNFMNLAHAAFLALGAYVSASLIQGASNAIGGTLGTAAMFVVFLVILFVIVPGVISVVGLGMEQTIFKPLYGLEDDYQLLATFGVILMMEDSMKFIWGGLPVTSSAPSNMLGGFNLVGNTYPYWPIFAVVVTMVIATTLYYFFEETRLGKITLAMAEDEEVVSVTGIDTRSVHIKVYVIGVALAALGGALYLPNASITTGLSLEFVILAFAVLVIGGLGSLKGAIVASLLIGFMQSFGSYYVPQLSLAIVFLLMAAVMLIKPTGLFGDIKA; this is encoded by the coding sequence ATGGCACAACAGTTGCCGATACTCCTGAACTCGTTATTTAGAGCCTCCACGCTATTCTTGCTCGGAACCGGACTCTCGATTATCTACGGGATGCTCAACTTCATGAATTTGGCTCACGCGGCGTTTCTGGCGTTAGGGGCGTACGTGTCTGCAAGTCTCATACAAGGAGCCAGCAACGCCATTGGTGGGACGTTGGGGACCGCCGCGATGTTCGTTGTGTTTCTCGTAATATTATTTGTCATTGTTCCGGGGGTCATCTCCGTGGTTGGCCTCGGGATGGAGCAGACTATCTTCAAACCATTGTACGGCCTCGAAGACGACTACCAGTTGCTAGCGACGTTCGGCGTCATCCTCATGATGGAGGATTCGATGAAGTTCATTTGGGGCGGTCTTCCGGTGACTTCGTCGGCCCCATCCAATATGCTGGGTGGTTTCAATCTGGTCGGGAACACCTATCCGTACTGGCCGATTTTCGCTGTCGTCGTCACGATGGTCATTGCCACAACGCTGTATTACTTCTTCGAGGAGACGCGCCTCGGGAAAATCACGCTTGCCATGGCCGAAGATGAAGAAGTCGTCAGCGTCACGGGTATCGACACCCGGTCGGTGCACATCAAGGTGTACGTCATCGGCGTTGCGTTGGCCGCACTCGGCGGCGCGCTGTACCTCCCAAACGCCTCGATTACGACTGGACTCTCACTGGAGTTCGTCATCTTGGCGTTCGCCGTCCTCGTCATCGGCGGGCTAGGGAGCCTGAAGGGCGCGATCGTTGCTTCGCTGCTCATCGGGTTCATGCAATCGTTCGGGAGCTACTACGTCCCGCAACTCTCACTCGCCATTGTCTTCCTGCTAATGGCTGCCGTGATGTTGATCAAACCGACGGGACTGTTCGGGGATATCAAAGCATGA
- a CDS encoding branched-chain amino acid ABC transporter permease, which yields MSQNTATGVATALKRNLTTAPGIASIVLILGAFALPYLPSTGQFEVFLTAQILAFAIAAIAYNVLLGYTGLLSFGHAAFFGGSAYAVGLVMRYTSINEIFLLIPIGILAAGAIAAVIGYISVRHTEVYYALLMLALGFLLYIVTLKFYTYTGGTDGVPISTPTVAGINYLELWGYAGYLGGVLYYIILLSFVLSAVLLWVFMNSPFGLTLRTIRDSPERARAIGIPVHRYRWYATIISGVFTGVGGAMYAFLNGHITPDTMLHWSRSGELAFMTVLGGTGSFFGPVVGAGAFILIRSQAQQITEYWHFMMGFVLFLVIVFEPQGITGIAKRVRDAVTTKLNNRGEN from the coding sequence ATGAGTCAAAATACTGCAACCGGGGTCGCAACGGCACTCAAACGAAATCTCACCACCGCTCCTGGAATCGCGAGTATCGTCCTTATTCTCGGGGCGTTTGCCCTCCCGTATCTCCCCAGCACCGGACAGTTCGAGGTGTTCTTGACGGCCCAAATACTGGCGTTCGCTATCGCGGCGATTGCGTACAACGTGTTGCTCGGATACACTGGCCTCCTCTCGTTTGGCCACGCCGCGTTCTTTGGTGGGTCGGCCTACGCGGTCGGTCTCGTCATGCGGTACACGTCGATAAATGAGATCTTCTTGCTCATCCCTATCGGCATTCTCGCTGCGGGAGCAATCGCGGCCGTCATCGGCTACATCTCTGTGCGACACACGGAGGTGTACTACGCCCTGTTGATGCTCGCACTTGGCTTCTTGCTGTACATCGTCACGCTCAAGTTCTACACCTACACTGGCGGAACGGACGGGGTCCCCATCTCAACCCCGACCGTCGCCGGGATAAACTACCTCGAACTGTGGGGATACGCAGGTTATCTCGGCGGCGTACTGTACTACATTATTCTGTTATCGTTCGTGCTGTCGGCGGTGCTACTCTGGGTGTTTATGAACTCTCCGTTTGGCCTGACGCTCAGAACCATTCGTGACAGCCCCGAACGTGCCCGCGCAATCGGCATTCCCGTCCATCGATACCGCTGGTATGCGACCATCATTTCAGGGGTGTTTACCGGTGTTGGTGGCGCGATGTATGCGTTCCTCAACGGCCACATCACGCCTGACACCATGTTGCACTGGAGTCGGTCGGGTGAGCTGGCATTCATGACCGTCCTCGGGGGTACTGGCTCGTTCTTTGGGCCAGTTGTCGGTGCTGGCGCGTTCATCCTCATCCGTAGTCAGGCCCAGCAGATTACCGAGTACTGGCACTTCATGATGGGGTTCGTCCTCTTTCTCGTCATCGTCTTCGAGCCCCAGGGCATCACCGGCATCGCAAAGCGGGTTCGCGATGCTGTCACCACGAAATTGAACAACCGAGGTGAGAACTAA
- a CDS encoding ABC transporter ATP-binding protein, with translation MAILETTDLSKKFGEFTAVDRMNFEIDRGEIVGIIGPNGAGKTTFVNLLTGVLEATSGEIVFDTKSLGDSSVHSRAQAGLVRSFQIPQVCDDLTLLENVRSAVLSREQQNNSLFTILPWEDSSREEALELLGKFGLEDRSEMKAEIIPHGDKKILDVAMSVAMRPKLLILDEPTSGVATDNKHEIMQRLNDYFQTTDSAVLFIEHDMELIAEYAERVLAMDQGQKLTEGTPEEVLENADVKRRIRGEE, from the coding sequence ATGGCGATTCTGGAAACCACCGACTTGTCCAAGAAATTCGGCGAATTCACCGCCGTCGACCGGATGAACTTCGAGATCGACCGCGGAGAGATTGTCGGTATCATCGGACCGAACGGTGCCGGGAAGACCACGTTCGTCAACCTGCTCACCGGCGTTCTGGAGGCTACCTCCGGAGAAATCGTCTTCGATACTAAGTCCCTCGGGGACTCATCGGTTCACAGTCGCGCACAAGCCGGACTCGTCCGGTCGTTCCAGATCCCACAAGTCTGTGATGACCTGACGCTGCTGGAAAACGTCCGCAGCGCGGTGTTATCGAGAGAGCAACAGAACAATTCCTTATTCACGATTCTTCCATGGGAGGATTCCTCTCGGGAGGAAGCGCTGGAGCTGCTTGGCAAGTTCGGACTCGAAGACCGGTCTGAGATGAAGGCCGAAATCATCCCGCACGGCGACAAGAAGATTCTCGACGTCGCAATGAGTGTCGCGATGCGGCCAAAACTGCTCATTCTGGACGAGCCGACGAGCGGTGTGGCCACGGATAACAAACATGAGATAATGCAACGACTCAACGATTACTTTCAGACCACCGATTCAGCGGTCTTATTCATCGAACACGACATGGAACTGATTGCGGAGTACGCAGAGCGCGTACTCGCAATGGACCAGGGTCAAAAGCTCACCGAAGGTACTCCAGAGGAAGTCCTCGAGAACGCGGACGTTAAACGTCGCATCCGAGGTGAGGAGTGA
- a CDS encoding AarF/ABC1/UbiB kinase family protein, with product MGYVEGTKITNVVGLEAEGHDPSKVARDVANAYFTMGLEHGVYHGDPHPGNLAVDEDGRIVFYDFGMSGRFTEAMQNSVVNLYLAAVNRDVDGIIDELVALGALDPDANRTAVGHVLELVIEDLEGSETVHWQQIIDEVTGMLHEFPFRIPPDIMLVLRVGSVSEGVLRQLDPEFDFLAAAQAFLREHGFMERAARMKLEEVRGGTGGVALGSASPADKTRTRVGRTSRRADESPRSHATTEHPPARLCGTRCGITHRNGADCHC from the coding sequence ATGGGGTATGTCGAAGGGACGAAAATTACCAATGTCGTCGGGCTTGAAGCCGAGGGACACGACCCGAGCAAGGTTGCCCGAGATGTGGCGAACGCGTACTTCACGATGGGGCTCGAACACGGCGTGTACCACGGTGACCCCCATCCCGGCAACCTCGCCGTTGACGAAGACGGACGAATCGTCTTCTACGACTTCGGGATGAGTGGCCGATTCACGGAGGCCATGCAGAACAGCGTCGTAAACCTATATCTCGCTGCTGTCAACCGAGATGTTGATGGGATTATCGATGAGCTTGTCGCTCTTGGGGCACTCGACCCGGACGCTAACCGAACAGCGGTCGGACACGTCCTCGAGTTAGTCATCGAGGACCTAGAGGGGAGTGAGACCGTGCACTGGCAGCAGATTATCGACGAAGTGACGGGCATGCTCCACGAGTTTCCGTTTCGTATTCCGCCAGACATCATGCTCGTGCTTCGGGTTGGTTCGGTCAGTGAGGGTGTTCTTAGACAGCTCGATCCGGAGTTCGACTTCCTCGCTGCAGCACAGGCATTCCTCCGTGAGCATGGGTTCATGGAACGAGCCGCGCGGATGAAACTCGAGGAAGTACGGGGGGGAACTGGAGGGGTCGCTCTGGGCAGTGCTTCGCCTGCCGACAAAACTCGAACGCGAGTTGGACGCACGAGCAGAAGAGCGGACGAGAGCCCTCGCTCACACGCAACAACAGAACACCCGCCCGCTCGGCTATGCGGTACTCGCTGCGGCATCACTCATCGGAACGGCGCTGATTGCCACTGTTGA
- a CDS encoding acyl-CoA synthetase: MLTVPRIDAYHFYEQAWDDYEELLDAFEWEVPEFFNMATYVCDRWVDDDSRVAIYADDGADGGKTYTFAELQADANAIANYLRDHGVERGDCVAINTRQRPETVVAHLACWKLGAISVPLSTLFGTDAVEYRLTDAGAVACFVDDSNVDTVRAIVDEVTSLETVITIGSVDTADDEASFDDALQTASRVFETVQTEAEESAIIIYTSGTTGDPKGVLHAHRVLLGNLPLFITGFCNMELHDSDVFWTPSEWAWVATLFDVVFPALFYGQPVVAYTADETFDSETAMDIIERYEVTNYFAPPTALRMMEQLDDPGRWDVSSVRCVPSGGESLGQTIVEWAQDVFEGAAVHEAYGQTEANMTVGDCTKLIESRHGKIGPQAPGHDMAIVDPETAETTIEPGEIGEIAVRYEGNPVCFKGYWNKPKQTERKVRDGWLLTEDLGTLDEDGYVEFKSRKDTVIISAGYRIGPVEIEEALATHSAVADAGVIGVPDADRGEVPKAFVVLSTGFEPTEQLKELLRNDVRNRLAEYEYPREIEFVDELPKTSSGKIRRATLAEREDNN, from the coding sequence ATGCTAACAGTACCCCGAATCGATGCATACCACTTCTACGAGCAAGCGTGGGACGACTACGAGGAACTTCTCGACGCCTTCGAGTGGGAGGTTCCGGAGTTTTTTAACATGGCAACGTACGTCTGCGACCGCTGGGTCGATGACGACTCTCGCGTCGCTATCTACGCTGACGACGGCGCCGATGGAGGGAAGACATACACCTTCGCCGAACTGCAGGCCGACGCCAACGCGATAGCAAATTATCTTCGCGACCATGGTGTAGAGCGGGGCGATTGTGTAGCGATAAACACCCGCCAGCGGCCGGAAACGGTCGTGGCTCACCTCGCATGCTGGAAGCTCGGGGCCATCTCCGTTCCGCTGAGTACGCTATTTGGAACCGATGCCGTCGAATACAGACTGACTGATGCGGGCGCAGTCGCCTGCTTTGTCGACGACTCTAACGTCGATACTGTTCGAGCGATCGTAGACGAGGTCACGTCGTTGGAGACAGTCATTACGATTGGTAGCGTCGACACAGCCGACGACGAAGCGAGCTTCGACGACGCACTCCAGACGGCTTCACGGGTGTTCGAGACAGTGCAAACCGAAGCTGAAGAGAGCGCCATCATCATCTACACCTCCGGGACGACGGGCGACCCGAAAGGCGTGTTGCATGCCCATCGGGTTCTCCTTGGAAACCTCCCCCTGTTCATCACCGGCTTCTGTAACATGGAGCTCCACGACAGCGACGTGTTCTGGACGCCCTCGGAATGGGCGTGGGTTGCCACGCTGTTCGACGTGGTCTTTCCCGCTCTCTTCTACGGGCAGCCGGTCGTCGCTTACACTGCAGACGAGACGTTCGACTCGGAGACGGCGATGGACATTATCGAACGGTATGAGGTGACGAACTATTTCGCCCCACCGACGGCGTTGCGGATGATGGAACAACTGGATGACCCTGGGCGGTGGGACGTCTCTAGCGTCAGGTGCGTCCCAAGCGGGGGTGAATCGCTCGGACAGACCATCGTCGAGTGGGCGCAAGATGTCTTCGAAGGCGCGGCTGTCCACGAAGCGTACGGTCAGACAGAAGCCAACATGACTGTCGGTGACTGTACGAAGCTCATCGAATCACGGCACGGAAAAATTGGTCCGCAGGCCCCCGGTCACGACATGGCAATCGTCGATCCGGAGACAGCAGAGACAACCATTGAACCCGGCGAAATAGGCGAGATAGCCGTCAGATATGAAGGGAATCCGGTGTGTTTCAAGGGCTACTGGAACAAACCGAAACAGACCGAACGGAAGGTTCGAGATGGGTGGCTTCTCACTGAGGACCTCGGGACGCTCGACGAGGATGGGTATGTTGAGTTCAAATCCAGGAAGGACACCGTCATCATCTCTGCGGGCTATCGGATTGGACCAGTCGAGATCGAAGAGGCGCTTGCGACGCACTCGGCAGTCGCGGATGCGGGTGTTATTGGCGTTCCCGACGCAGACCGGGGGGAGGTTCCGAAAGCCTTCGTTGTCCTGTCAACCGGGTTCGAACCAACTGAACAACTCAAAGAACTGCTCAGAAATGACGTCAGGAACCGCCTTGCAGAGTACGAGTATCCTCGCGAGATCGAATTCGTCGACGAGCTTCCGAAGACCAGTTCGGGGAAGATTCGTCGGGCGACGCTTGCAGAACGCGAAGATAACAACTGA
- a CDS encoding ABC transporter substrate-binding protein gives MAGCSNPASDDSLGGGSDGGGEIPSEPLRMACIGFTSGPAAVFGTPMMQAARMIVDQINENGGILGERNIEMDEVDENVSDVVQVYRRLATQEDYDIIIGFISSANALSVAPVAEELSQPTIIWDTGTTELFDSAVTDPKYTFRTSASSSTDAVGAARLLDNALPDVQTVAGVNQDYAYGRNNWNLFERALQSLGTDVEIVDSRFTPFPNEDFSSTISALNDVNPDFIFSSLWGGDLVNFMTQANDRGLFDDTLPCFSGGTHVFHDAPNEVPDGLIFGPRGPHFPYGTMEWNSLHQNFVQNFESRYGDTPYAHGAWHAWTALYGYVYSVERAYNISGEYPDDDAWVKSMEGIGFDTPSGFANIPKGSHNAVESAFWGYSDTSGENLSLRDTVWIAKEEVNPPVNLTTGEWIDNF, from the coding sequence ATGGCGGGCTGTAGTAATCCCGCATCGGATGACAGTCTCGGCGGTGGAAGCGATGGCGGTGGAGAGATACCCAGCGAACCGCTCCGCATGGCCTGTATCGGATTTACGTCCGGTCCGGCGGCCGTCTTTGGCACGCCAATGATGCAGGCCGCCCGAATGATCGTCGATCAGATTAACGAAAACGGTGGCATTCTCGGCGAGCGGAACATAGAGATGGACGAGGTGGACGAAAACGTCTCTGATGTCGTTCAGGTGTACCGACGGTTGGCAACCCAGGAGGACTACGACATCATCATCGGGTTCATCTCTAGTGCGAATGCACTCTCTGTCGCACCGGTCGCAGAGGAACTCAGCCAGCCGACGATTATCTGGGACACTGGAACGACGGAGCTGTTTGATTCTGCAGTCACCGACCCCAAGTACACGTTTCGAACCTCAGCAAGTAGTTCGACTGACGCAGTCGGTGCTGCGCGACTCCTTGACAACGCACTTCCCGACGTCCAGACGGTCGCGGGTGTCAACCAGGATTACGCGTACGGGCGAAATAACTGGAACCTATTCGAGCGCGCACTTCAGAGTCTCGGAACCGACGTCGAAATCGTCGATTCTCGGTTCACGCCGTTTCCGAACGAGGACTTCAGTTCGACCATCAGCGCCTTGAATGACGTGAATCCAGACTTCATCTTCTCTAGCCTCTGGGGTGGTGACCTTGTGAATTTCATGACGCAGGCGAACGACCGAGGCCTGTTCGATGACACACTCCCCTGTTTCAGCGGTGGTACCCACGTGTTTCACGACGCACCGAATGAAGTTCCAGATGGACTCATCTTCGGGCCTCGAGGACCCCACTTTCCATATGGCACGATGGAGTGGAACTCGCTACACCAGAACTTTGTCCAAAACTTCGAGAGTCGCTACGGTGACACGCCGTATGCTCACGGTGCCTGGCACGCGTGGACAGCATTGTACGGGTACGTCTACTCGGTCGAGCGGGCGTACAACATCAGTGGCGAATACCCGGATGATGACGCCTGGGTGAAGTCGATGGAGGGGATCGGTTTCGACACTCCAAGCGGGTTCGCCAACATCCCCAAAGGGAGCCACAACGCAGTCGAATCTGCGTTCTGGGGCTATTCGGACACCAGCGGGGAGAACCTTTCGCTGCGGGACACCGTCTGGATCGCAAAAGAGGAAGTGAACCCACCGGTGAACTTGACGACCGGCGAGTGGATTGACAACTTCTAG
- a CDS encoding acyl-CoA dehydrogenase family protein encodes MEYTETGVGRELGERARQFMDEVVLPVEREHSGDGAVSEAVIEELREEARARGVYCPQIDEEHGGMGYDFRDVLPLFEQAGRSLLGGPAMRVAAPDEGNMHTIELIGTDTQKERWLEPLVEGEITSAFSMTEPKPGAGSDPKMMQTTAQKDGDEWVIDGHKWWTTMGSEADVFIVMAQTDMDAHPYSGTSLFLVPANANGVEIVRDIPHLGPSIVHSSHAEITYDRVRIPEDNLLGTENEGFTHAQERLGPARLTHCMRYSGMAQRSLDVAKAYLSEREAFGGPIAEKQAPRFAIAEAETDLYAAGTMIRDAATKIARGESARNEVSACKVFTANVTQDAIDTALQLCGGSGMSKDLPIADFYASVRCFRIVDGADEVHKRTLARAAFEDVDTAEIETLSQFEN; translated from the coding sequence ATGGAGTATACTGAAACTGGAGTCGGGCGAGAGCTGGGAGAGCGTGCACGGCAGTTCATGGACGAAGTTGTGCTCCCGGTTGAACGGGAGCATTCGGGTGACGGAGCTGTCTCCGAGGCGGTAATCGAGGAGCTCCGCGAGGAGGCGCGTGCGCGGGGCGTTTACTGTCCCCAAATCGACGAAGAGCACGGTGGTATGGGATATGACTTCCGTGACGTTCTTCCCCTCTTTGAGCAGGCGGGGCGGAGCCTTCTTGGCGGCCCGGCCATGCGCGTGGCCGCTCCCGACGAGGGGAATATGCACACCATTGAATTGATCGGGACGGACACGCAGAAAGAAAGGTGGTTGGAGCCGCTCGTCGAAGGAGAGATTACCTCGGCGTTCTCAATGACTGAACCGAAACCTGGTGCCGGTTCGGATCCAAAGATGATGCAGACAACGGCACAGAAAGATGGCGACGAGTGGGTCATCGACGGCCACAAGTGGTGGACAACAATGGGTTCTGAGGCGGACGTCTTCATCGTAATGGCGCAAACTGACATGGACGCCCATCCCTACAGTGGAACGAGTCTCTTCCTTGTCCCCGCGAACGCCAACGGTGTCGAAATCGTCCGCGACATTCCGCATCTCGGGCCGTCAATCGTCCATTCAAGCCACGCAGAGATTACGTACGATCGGGTACGGATTCCGGAGGACAACCTCCTCGGGACCGAGAACGAAGGGTTCACACACGCCCAGGAGCGCCTCGGCCCGGCGCGACTCACTCACTGTATGCGCTATTCTGGAATGGCACAGCGCTCACTAGATGTCGCGAAGGCGTATCTCTCAGAACGGGAAGCCTTCGGTGGCCCGATCGCGGAGAAACAGGCACCTCGCTTTGCCATCGCGGAGGCAGAGACGGACCTGTACGCCGCCGGAACGATGATTCGAGACGCCGCAACGAAAATCGCCCGTGGTGAGAGCGCTCGCAACGAGGTGTCTGCCTGCAAGGTGTTCACAGCGAACGTTACGCAGGACGCAATCGATACTGCACTACAGCTCTGTGGCGGGAGTGGGATGTCGAAGGACCTCCCCATCGCTGATTTCTACGCGTCCGTGAGGTGCTTTCGCATCGTCGACGGTGCCGACGAGGTTCACAAGCGCACGCTTGCGCGTGCCGCCTTCGAGGACGTCGACACGGCGGAAATCGAGACGCTGTCACAGTTCGAAAACTAG
- a CDS encoding helix-turn-helix transcriptional regulator, producing MYDLTGFQRDLLYVIAGTEKPHGLAIKDELEAYYEQEIHHGRLYPNLDTLVEKGLVEKGELDKRTNYYTVTRRGSRELTARKQWERQYLGTSETDP from the coding sequence ATGTATGATCTGACCGGGTTCCAACGCGACCTGCTGTATGTCATTGCGGGGACAGAGAAACCCCATGGCCTCGCCATCAAAGACGAACTTGAAGCGTACTACGAACAAGAAATCCACCACGGACGGCTCTACCCGAACCTCGATACCCTCGTCGAGAAAGGTCTCGTCGAGAAGGGTGAACTCGACAAACGAACGAATTACTATACGGTTACGCGGCGTGGCTCGCGCGAACTCACTGCACGAAAGCAATGGGAACGGCAGTATCTGGGCACGTCCGAGACTGACCCATAA
- a CDS encoding VOC family protein, with protein sequence MAIKRMDNVLIVVEDLEAAKAFFTELGMQLEGETRVEGEWADRVVGLKNVQSDIAMMRTPDGHSRVELSKFITPKATHDGFGESAVNTLGIRRIMFTVDDVDDVLDRLRSHGAELVGEVAQYEDVYRLCFVRGPEGIIVGLAEELDGA encoded by the coding sequence ATGGCGATCAAGCGAATGGACAACGTCCTCATCGTGGTCGAGGACCTTGAAGCTGCGAAGGCGTTCTTCACGGAGCTCGGCATGCAGCTGGAGGGCGAGACGCGCGTCGAAGGAGAGTGGGCAGACCGCGTCGTGGGCCTCAAGAACGTCCAGAGCGACATCGCCATGATGCGGACCCCCGATGGCCACAGCCGCGTCGAACTCTCGAAATTCATCACGCCCAAGGCCACCCATGACGGATTTGGGGAATCGGCGGTGAACACGCTGGGTATCCGCCGCATCATGTTCACCGTCGACGACGTCGACGACGTCCTCGACCGCCTCCGCTCCCACGGAGCCGAACTCGTGGGCGAAGTCGCCCAGTACGAGGACGTGTACCGCCTCTGCTTCGTGCGCGGCCCCGAAGGCATCATCGTCGGGTTAGCTGAGGAACTCGACGGAGCCTAG
- a CDS encoding zinc-binding dehydrogenase codes for MRALVIPETGGTEVLTVEDVPKPKIGRKDVLVRVKACAVNHTDVWIRRGYEGDPPIVTGIDVAGEIAEVGSDIESFDVGDRVVLYWNTTYCGECEFCNDGETTMCRDYGGLGVKRDGGHAEYVAVEAKHAVQLPDTVSFETAAAIPSNFGTAWRGLITRAAIGPTDDVLVLGASGGVGHGAVQIAAHAGATVYAASSSEEKAKRLRELGADDVIDYGEVDIDEAIKERTDHRGVDVIFESVGGETYEQAVRSLARGGRLVTIGATTGDADHALLHYVFWKQLEIIGATGATMGEFEDMLEAVFAGDIEPVIDSVIPLEEIPTAHERLSAGEGFGKIIVKP; via the coding sequence ATGCGAGCGTTAGTCATACCCGAAACCGGAGGCACTGAGGTTCTGACGGTAGAAGATGTTCCCAAACCGAAAATCGGACGCAAGGACGTGCTGGTGAGGGTGAAAGCGTGCGCCGTCAATCACACCGACGTCTGGATACGCCGGGGCTACGAAGGTGACCCACCCATCGTGACCGGAATCGATGTCGCAGGAGAAATTGCCGAGGTTGGATCTGACATCGAGTCGTTCGATGTCGGTGACCGCGTGGTCCTTTACTGGAACACGACATACTGCGGTGAGTGTGAATTCTGCAACGACGGCGAGACGACGATGTGTCGCGACTATGGCGGACTGGGCGTCAAACGAGACGGTGGGCACGCTGAATACGTCGCTGTCGAGGCGAAACACGCCGTTCAGCTCCCCGACACCGTCTCCTTCGAGACGGCTGCTGCGATTCCGTCGAACTTTGGAACCGCATGGCGTGGCTTGATAACCCGCGCTGCGATTGGCCCAACCGACGACGTACTCGTCCTCGGAGCGAGCGGCGGCGTTGGGCACGGAGCCGTCCAAATTGCCGCCCACGCGGGAGCGACAGTCTACGCCGCAAGTTCCTCCGAGGAGAAAGCAAAACGGCTTCGCGAACTTGGCGCAGACGATGTCATCGATTACGGCGAGGTTGACATCGACGAGGCAATCAAAGAACGCACCGACCACCGCGGTGTCGACGTCATCTTCGAGTCTGTTGGCGGCGAGACCTACGAGCAGGCAGTGCGAAGCCTTGCTCGCGGCGGAAGACTTGTCACGATTGGGGCGACAACTGGCGACGCAGACCACGCACTGCTCCACTACGTGTTCTGGAAACAACTCGAAATTATCGGGGCGACCGGCGCGACAATGGGCGAGTTTGAGGACATGCTCGAGGCGGTTTTTGCGGGCGATATCGAACCAGTCATCGATTCGGTCATCCCACTCGAAGAGATTCCAACAGCCCACGAACGCCTCTCTGCGGGAGAGGGGTTCGGGAAAATCATCGTGAAACCATAG